A part of Liolophura sinensis isolate JHLJ2023 chromosome 1, CUHK_Ljap_v2, whole genome shotgun sequence genomic DNA contains:
- the LOC135479825 gene encoding PRELI domain-containing protein 2-like: MVITVNINHVYKYPVELVIQAHFSKYPSEKEKFVKKIEVLESAFNKGISFHRRLAICDNVIPSLLRKIQILDEKHILLEECSWIDVKKRMFTTKSHNVTWSKYASLWEKSVFTPCADNPKWTQLEQHGVVDISGLGKLGRVIELFAEKFLKSGVKRGITTMEEILQERCPQASSSVNCEDSNTPVPETG; this comes from the exons ATGGTGATTACCGTCAACATTAATCATGTTTACAAATATCCAGTCGAACTGGTCATACAGGCACATTTCTCGAAA TATCCTTCAgaaaaggaaaagtttgtgaagAAAATTGAAGTATTAGAATCAG CTTTCAACAAGGGCATTTCTTTCCATCGGCGACTGGCAATTTGCGACAATGTCATCCCTTCCTTGCTGAGAAAG ATTCAGATTTTGGACGAGAAGCATATTTTATTAGAAGAATGCTCCTGGATTGATGTTAAGAAGAGGATGTTTACCACTAAAAGTCACAACGTGACCTGGTCCAAATATGCCAGCTTGTGGGAGAAGTCTGTGTTTACTCCCTGTGCAGATAACCCAAAATG GACACAGTTGGAGCAGCATGGAGTGGTGGATATCAGTGGCTTAGGGAAGTTAGGCAGGGTTATAGAATTATTTGCTGAGAAGTTTCTGAAATCAGGAGTGAAGAGG GGAATCACCACGATGGAGGAGATTTTACAGGAGCGGTGTCCTCAGGCCAGTAGTAGTGTCAATTGTGAAGACTCTAACACACCAGTCCCTGAGACAGGCTAG
- the LOC135461716 gene encoding LOW QUALITY PROTEIN: F-box only protein 3-like (The sequence of the model RefSeq protein was modified relative to this genomic sequence to represent the inferred CDS: deleted 2 bases in 1 codon) encodes MDTRHAAVKVSGILTLPAETVLYVLAHLDYRSLLRCGQCCQRLLQLSKDDGLWKRLCRSNFLVERCTNDQGWRTTFEDYFREYGMYISCYKDIKKRPGIRLKLILYRRVAQKSVLKSLNGPASEGVLESAERKIGHRLPLDLRCSLRIHNGQGTFHRNACFMNTGDVGHTPVKSEFLVDAMTLAVKYKDSGELRGCAPITYCGFSNFNAGQMIAVTEEGGHTIGEVFFPVLRREGFTQVDQFIAGQTFRNWLTGLAQALAEDRYIWQDDMLTMFYREPSCVAITNEMFRVEVATCFLPEMSCVIPPHFTFMYHITMSMSESAPPQCSCQLETRHWIITDEEGNEERVDGPGVVGMFPVMKPGSVYSWISYTAFSTTYGNMKGHFTMKNLRTGEEVNIECPCYHMKCLPYKMSEERAIKRKERKKKL; translated from the exons ATGGACACGCGACATGCTGCTGTCAAAGTTTCCGGTATTCTCACTTTGCCAGCGGAGACAGTTTTGTATGTTTTAGCACATCTCGACTACAGATCGCTGTTGAG ATGTGGACAGTGTTGCCAGAGGTTACTGCAACTGTCAAAAGACGATGGCCTTTGGAAAAGACTATGCAGATCAAATTTTCTGGTTGAACG atGTACAAATGACCAAGGCTGGAGAACAACTTTTGAAGATTACTTTAGAGAATATGGAATGTATATCAGTTGTTACAAGGATATCAAAAAGAGGCCTGGAATCAGATTGAAACTTATTTTATATCGAAGGGTGGCCCAGAAAT CAGTCCTAAAATCACTTAATG GCCCTGCAAGTGAAGGTGTACTGGAGAGTGCAGAGAGGAAAATCGGACACAGATTACCGCTGGATCTGCGCTGTTCTCTCAGGATACATAATGGCCAGGGCACCTTTCACAGAAACGCCTG ttttatgaacaCTGGAGATGTAGGTCACACACCTGTGAAGTCTGAATTCCTTGTGGACGCCATGACATTAGCAGTAAAATACAAG GACAGTGGAGAGCTCCGTGGCTGTGCTCCTATCACGTACTGTGGGTTTTCCAATTTTAACGCTGGACAAATGATAGCTGTGACGGAGGAGGGTGGGCACACCATTGGAGAAGTCTTCTTCCCAGTTTTACGAAGAGAAGGGTTCACTCAAGTTGACCAGTTTATTGCAG GGCAAACATTCAGGAATTGGTTGACAGGCCTGGCCCAGGCTCTGGCTGAGGACCGTTACATATGGCAGGACGATATGCTTACTAT GTTTTACCGTGAGCCAAGCTGTGTGGCAATCACCAATGAGATGTTCCGTGTGGAAGTGGCCACATGTTTCCTGCCTGAGATGAGCTGTGTCATCCCTCCTCACTTTACCTTCATGTATCACATCAC gATGTCCATGTCAGAGTCAGCTCCTCCTCAGTGCTCTTGTCAGTTGGAGACCCGTCACTGGATCATAACAGACGAGGAGGGGAATGAGGAGAGGGTGGATGGTCCAGGGGTTGTCG GTATGTTCCCTGTGATGAAGCCTGGCTCAGTCTACTCGTGGATCAGCTACACTGCCTTCTCCACAACCTATGGAAACATGAAGGGACATTTCACCATGAAAAACCTCAGGACAG GTGAAGAGGTGAACATAGAGTGTCCATGTTACCACATGAAGTGTCTGCCGTACAAGATGTCAGAGGAAAGAGCAATCAagagaaaagagagaaaaaagaaattatga
- the LOC135479835 gene encoding GSK3-beta interaction protein-like: MADIRTNGTEEIDDTLKLEAEHLAQEVAYAVHDIQLSSVLGAFDDRVYINLTTKEKESFCVQLTAQGFKIVGKEYNKVDEKCCKDNQCYETLYSLLDKVSPQYRVSFGNVLFQKLESLKSQQSDGEDG; the protein is encoded by the exons ATGGCGGACATACGCACAAATGGAACGGAAGAGATAGATGATACACTAAAACTGGAAGCTGAACATCTCGCACAAGAGGTAGCTTATGCTGTGCATGACATACAGTTATCATCAGTTCTCGGGGCATTTGACGATCGTGTATATATCAACCTTACAACAAAGGAAAAGGAAAGCTTTTGTGTTCAACTCACGGCACAAGGATTCAAG attgTTGGCAAAGAATATAATAAAGTTGATGAGAAGTGTTGTAAAGATAATCAGTGTTATGAGACATTATATTCTCTTCTGGACAAGgtcagtccacagtacagagTCAGCTTTGGCAATGTGTTGTTCCAGAAACTGGAATCATTGAAGAGCCAGCAAAGTGATGGGGAAGATGGATGA